In Accipiter gentilis chromosome 22, bAccGen1.1, whole genome shotgun sequence, the following are encoded in one genomic region:
- the CELF1 gene encoding CUGBP Elav-like family member 1 isoform X4 — MNGTLDHPDQPDLDAIKMFVGQVPRSWCEKDLRELFEQYGAVYEINVLRDRSQNPPQSKGCCFVTFYTRKAALEAQNALHNMKILPGMHHPIQMKPADSEKSNVEDRKLFIGMISKKCNENDIRVMFSPFGQIEECRILRGPDGLSRGCAFVTFTTRAMAQTAIKAMHQAQTMEGCSSPIVVKFADTQKDKEQKRIAQQLQQQMQQISAASVWGNLAGLNTLGPQYLALYLQLLQQTAAASSGNLNTLSSLHPMGGLNAMQLQNLAALAAAASAAQNTPSGTAALTSSSSPLSVLTSSGSSPSSSSSSSVNPMASLGALQTLAGATAGLNVSSLAGMAALNGGLGSGGLSNGTGSTMEALTQAYSGIQQYAAAALPTLYNQSLLTQQSIGAAGSQKEGPEGANLFIYHLPQEFGDQDLLQMFMPFGNVVSAKVFIDKQTNLSKCFGFVSYDNPVSAQAAIQSMNGFQIGMKRLKVQLKRSKNDSKPY; from the exons ATGAATGGCACACTGGATCACCCAGACCAACCTGATCTAGATGCTATCAAGATGTTTGTGGGTCAGGTCCCACGGAGCTGGTGTGAGAAGGATCTAAGAGAACTTTTTGAACAGTATGGTGCTGTCTATGAAATTAATGTCTTGAGGGACAGGAGCCAAAACCCTCCTCAAAGCAAAG GGTGctgttttgttacattttataCCCGTAAAGCTGCACTAGAAGCACAGAATGCTCTTCACAACATGAAGATCCTCCCCGGG ATGCACCATCCTATCCAGATGAAACCAGCTGACAGTGAAAAGAGTAATG TAGAAGATAGGAAGTTGTTTATTGGAATGATATCCAAGAAGTGCAATGAAAACGATATCCGAGTGATGTTCTCCCCCTTTGGGCAGATTGAAGAATGCAGGATATTACGGGGCCCAGATGGCCTGAGCCGAG GTTGTGCGTTTGTGACTTTTACAACAAGAGCCATGGCACAAACAGCAATCAAAGCAATGCACCAAGCACAAACCATGGAG GGTTGCTCTTCTCCCATTGTGGTAAAATTTGCAGACACGCAGAAGGACAAAGAGCAGAAACGAATTGCTCAGCAACTCCAGCAACAAATGCAACAGATCAGTGCTGCCTCAGTATGGGGAAATCTGGCTGGTCTCAACACACTTGGACCCCAATACTTAGCA CTTTATTTGCAGCTCCTTCAGCAGACAGCAGCTGCGTCTTCTGGGAACCTGAACACATTGAGCAGCCTCCACCCAATGGGAG GACTGAATGCGATGCAATTACAGAACCTGGCCGCATTAGCAGCTGCGGCCAGTGCAGCTCAGAATACACCGAGTGGTACCGCTGCACTCACTTCCTCCAGCAGTCCCCTGAGTGTTCTCACCAGCTCAG GTTCCTCACCTAGTTCCAGTAGCAGCAGCTCTGTTAATCCAATGGCTTCTCTTGGAGCATTGCAGACACTGGCAGGGGCTACAGCAGGCCTCAACGTTAGCTCTTTAGCAG GAATGGCAGCCTTAAATGGAGGACTTGGCAGTGGTGGTCTCTCAAATGGGACAGGTAGCACAATGGAAGCTCTTACGCAGGCTTATTCTGGAATCCAGCAATATGCTGCTGCTGCATTGCCCACGCTCTATAACCAGAGTCTCTTAACACAGCAGAGTATTGGTGCAGCGGGAAGTCAAAAAGAAG GTCCAGAAGGAGCCAATCTGTTTATCTACCATCTCCCCCAGGAGTTTGGGGATCAGGATCTGCTGCAGATGTTCATGCCATTTGGAAATGTTGTCTCTGCCAAGGTTTTCATTGACAAGCAGACCAATCTAAGCAAGTGTTTTG gttttgtaaGTTACGACAATCCTGTCTCTGCACAGGCTGCCATTCAGTCAATGAACGGCTTTCAGATTGGCATGAAGCGTCTGAAAGTACAGCTCAAGCGCTCTAAGAATGACAGCAAGCCATACTGA